Proteins found in one Zea mays cultivar B73 chromosome 1, Zm-B73-REFERENCE-NAM-5.0, whole genome shotgun sequence genomic segment:
- the LOC100272791 gene encoding uncharacterized protein isoform X3, translating into MINLFELSVGASAKVSSRDGSPVRGTQSERKEYAGSKAHDLCRQLTGSTRRSSSDRSGGTPMKMLIAQEMAKEGDANQKTTNVVARLMGLDDNVDLAKPVVPPNRRSFPDGHLSATLARVNNQIPFEKHTSSAEDVEYKDVYEVGYQPPRGDEYPRRRRPSEDHDKRRMDLVRQKFVEAKRLASHDNILQSKEFHDALESGGLGSAPTSPQRKHITVLKPSKSVEMKGDKAIRRQTNHAAGNRTDRSNVHKSDAAHVKEDKLPKHTRIVVLKPTSVIASMEQSEQSYHADLDDSEAPVLSRHLSDEIDWSVHGISRRHTESLQGCIQSNMFGADRPYHQYAEEEGNSLSDSDIGTPTSHHSWEYIYRFSNPYFGSLSHASCSPESHVTREAKKHASDRWATVPSSEMTQDKVPVRRSLSTLGEMLAMPDMKKEEAAEQASPDATHQLCEPTVGVSSNCAVGEGEGESSLRKISRSRSVPVSSTAFDSLRLDGGCLDAQHKEPTVPKEVKPKSGKSSLKGKITSFFSKRKKAEKEKPSPSPLGTLNGRGSSVSTVAVAKPDAPQHVCASSQDDVSFESLEDQFNHGPIGAPVDEPEAPSVSKPPASLEKTLSFEIRASHFDQPSPTSVFDVQFEDISEKSPISSESAITAKQEPLSRSIPIGSIARTLSWDDASQEAPPQCSTKGDSNHEQEQHEFVEKTLASAGFCNEKTQDIFARWHSLDRPLDPAVVEQLLERKVEDAKCRERRSNQRLLIDSVNAALLDIGQSKVWGGAYPCTARHYSNAPGVGTCDDDVLVTDEAWRLVRSWLFDDENDIAGLGDNAGLAADWVVGREIHGKGWAETLRMEVDEMSREICGEVLGELVGEAFSELAGAAGWH; encoded by the exons ATGATCAACCTCTTCGAATTGAGCGTTGGAGCCAGCGCCAAGGTCTCCTCAAGAGATG GCTCTCCGGTGAGAGGAACTCAGTCGGAGCGGAAGGAGTACGCCGGATCAAAGGCG CATGATCTATGTCGGCAGTTGACTGGCAGCACGAGGAGGAGCTCGTCGGATAGATCGGGCGGTACGCCCATGAAAATGCTGATAGCTCAGGAAATGGCCAAGGAGGGGGACGCGAATCAGAAGACCACTAACGTTGTGGCGAGGCTGATGGGGCTTGACGATAATGTGGATCTTGCTAAGCCTGTCGTGCCCCCAAACAGGAGGAGTTTCCCGGACGGCCATTTATCTGCTACACTGGCAAGAGTAAACAACCAAATTCCATTTGAGAAGCACACGAGTTCCGCCGAAGATGTGGAGTACAAGGATGTCTACGAAGTTGGGTACCAGCCACCAAGAGGTGATGAATATCCAAGGAGGAGGAGGCCGAGTGAagatcatgacaagagaaggatgGATCTTGTCCGCCAGAAGTTTGTTGAAGCAAAGCGGCTTGCGTCACATGATAATATCCTCCAGTCGAAGGAATTCCACGATGCTCTTGAG TCTGGGGGACTCGGTTCTGCACCAACATCACCTCAGAGAAAGCACATTACTGTGTTGAAGCCCTCGAAATCAGTGGAGATGAAGGGTGACAAAGCAATTAGAAGGCAGACAAACCATGCAGCCGGAAACAGAACAGACAGGAGCAACGTGCACAAGTCTGATGCAGCTCATGTGAAGGAAGATAAGCTTCCCAAACACACCAGGATAGTGGTCTTGAAACCTACCTCGGTAATTGCTTCCATGGAGCAATCTGAGCAAAGTTATCATGCTGATCTCGATGATTCTGAAGCGCCTGTTCTGTCAAGGCATCTGAGTGATGAGATAGATTGGTCGGTACATGGAATTTCTCGACGCCACACTGAATCTTTGCAGGGTTGCATACAGTCAAATATGTTCGGCGCAGATAGACCATACCATCAGTATGCTGAAGAAGAGGGCAATAGCTTGAGTGACTCAGATATTGGAACCCCAACATCACATCACTCTTGGGAGTACATCTACCGGTTTAGCAATCCTTACTTTGGCTCTTTGAGCCATGCTTCTTGCTCCCCTGAGTCACATGTAACTAGGGAGGCTAAGAAGCATGCTTCTGACAGATGGGCAACCGTTCCATCCAGTGAGATGACCCAGGACAAGGTACCAGTGCGAAGAAGTTTGAGCACACTTGGTGAAATGCTTGCCATGCCGGATATGAAGAAAGAAGAGGCTGCTGAACAAgcatctcctgatgctacccaccaGTTGTGTGAGCCAACAGTTGGCGTATCATCTAATTGTGCTGTTGGCGAAGGTGAGGGAGAAAGCTCCCTCAGGAAAATCTCGAGGTCACGATCTGTTCCGGTCTCTTCAACAGCTTTTGATAGCCTGCGGTTAGATGGTGGATGTTTGGATGCTCAGCATAAAGAACCTACAGTGCCGAAGGAGGTCAAACCTAAGAGTGGGAAATCATCTTTGAAGGGAAAAATCACGAGTTTCTTCTCAAAACGTAAGAAAGCAGAAAAGGAGAAGCCTAGCCCATCTCCCTTGGGAACCCTGAACGGTCGAGGTTCGTCAGTCAGCACTGTAGCAGTTGCTAAACCAGATGCTCCACAGCATGTTTGTGCTAGTTCACAGGATGATGTTTCCTTCGAAAGTTTAGAAGACCAGTTTAATCACGGACCAATCGGAGCTccggttgatgaacccgaagcacCCTCTGTGTCTAAG CCTCCAGCTTCGCTTGAGAAGACGCTATCATTTGAGATTCGAGCTTCCCACTTCGACCAGCCCAGCCCTACATCGGTTTTTGATGTACAATTTGAGGATATCAGCGAGAAATCCCCCATTTCATCAGAAAGCGCGATTACTGCTAAACAAG AGCCTCTATCCAGGTCTATACCAATCGGATCGATCGCGAGGACCTTATCATGGGACGACGCTTCCCAAGAGGCTCCTCCGCAGTGTTCTACCAAAGGAGACAGCAACCACGAGCAGGAGCAGCACGAGTTCGTCGAGAAGACGCTGGCATCCGCTGGCTTCTGCAACGAGAAGACCCAGGACATCTTTGCCCGGTGGCATTCGCTCGACCGGCCCTTGGACCCCGCCGTGGTCGAGCAGCTGCTGGAACGCAAGGTGGAGGACGCCAAGTGCCGAGAGAGGCGGTCGAACCAGAGGCTCCTAATCGACTCTGTCAACGCCGCCCTGCTCGACATCGGCCAGAGCAAAGTCTGGGGGGGCGCGTACCCTTGCACCGCACGGCACTATTCCAACGCTCCGGGAGTTGGCACGTGCGATGATGATGTGCTAGTGACCGACGAGGCGTGGAGGCTGGTGAGGAGCTGGCTCTTCGATGACGAGAACGACATCGCCGGGTTGGGGGACAACGCGGGCCTTGCGGCGGACTGGGTTGTCGGTAGGGAGATCCACGGCAAAGGGTGGGCCGAGACGCTGCGGATGGAGGTGGACGAGATGAGCAGGGAGATATGTGGCGAGGTCCTGGGCGAGTTGGTTGGGGAGGCGTTTTCGGAGCTTGCCGGCGCTGCGGGGTGGCATTGA